Sequence from the Podarcis raffonei isolate rPodRaf1 chromosome 16, rPodRaf1.pri, whole genome shotgun sequence genome:
GAGACACGTTCCGGGAACCCAGCTTGTCTTCGCGGCTTCTGGACGATGACTTTGGCCTGTCCTCCTTCCCCGCAGGCCTGACCTCAGACTGGCCGGACTGGGCCCGCTCCCGACTGGGTCCAGCGTGGCCGGGGTCGCTGAGGTCCCGGACCACTGGCCTATCCCCGCCAGGATATGGCCCCAGATTTGGGGAGTACACAGAAGGTCCGGCTTTTGGGGGCAGCCCTCCCCCCTTTTCGGGGGAGCCATGGAAAGTGTGTGTCAACGTACAGAGCTTTAAACCTGAGGAACTGACGGTGAAAACCAAGGATGGTTACGTGGAAGTCTCAGGTGAGTGATGGGGAAAT
This genomic interval carries:
- the HSPB8 gene encoding heat shock protein beta-8 translates to MADSQIPFSCHYPGRHRTLRDTFREPSLSSRLLDDDFGLSSFPAGLTSDWPDWARSRLGPAWPGSLRSRTTGLSPPGYGPRFGEYTEGPAFGGSPPPFSGEPWKVCVNVQSFKPEELTVKTKDGYVEVSGKHEEQQVEGGIVSKNFTKKIQLPGEVDPVTVFASLSPEGLLIIEAPQIPPYIQYGDGSCGNEIPLENQEATCA